The Impatiens glandulifera chromosome 3, dImpGla2.1, whole genome shotgun sequence genome contains a region encoding:
- the LOC124928729 gene encoding uncharacterized protein LOC124928729, translating into MASNLKTKMQFLRAAGSNGRAMSKLVGKADKQLNKGKVEEPIRSRDGCWVPHPRSGIYFPAGQEWVMNDVPENAAVFNRTYWLRSVDGVDQSDQPNLITSAAPAAIS; encoded by the exons ATGGCCAGTAATTTAAAGACTAAGATGCAGTTTCTTAG gGCAGCCGGTAGTAACGGGCGTGCTATGAGCAAATTAGTTGGTAAGGCAGATAAGCAGCTCAACAAAGGCAAGGTCGAAGAACCGATTAGAAGCCGAGATGGGTGCTGGGTCCCGCACCCTCGGTCGGGAATATATTTTCCAGCCGGGCAAGAGTGGGTCATGAACGACGTCCCCGAGAATGCAGCCGTGTTTAACCGCACCTATTGGCTTAGGAGTGTAGATGGGGTGGACCAATCTGATCAACCTAATTTAATTACCTCGGCTGCCCCTGCCGCCATCTCCTGa
- the LOC124929683 gene encoding probable prolyl 4-hydroxylase 9, with the protein MRYHKDKRFSSFKSKKLGLPSVFLLCILFFVAGLYGSTLLTHQDAQATQSDARPDEEEEEKLHTSMKYHKDKRFSSFKSKKLGLPSVFLLCILFFVAGLYGSTLLTHQDAQDTQSDARLLESVVEEEIGYEKDDSLFYGVTGESNVSSVRYQVLSWIPRAFYFPKFASPEQCQAIIEMARPKLKQSTLALRKGETIESTKGERTSTGTFMSASEDGTGILDLVERKIERVTMIPRNHGEAFNILRYEIGQRYVSHYDAFNPAEYGPQKSQRTASFLLYLSDVEEGGETMFPFENGSNMDGIYDYEKCIGLKVKPRVGDGLLFYSLTPDGKIDEKSLHGSCPVIKGEKWVATKWIRDQEQAAN; encoded by the exons ATGAGATATCACAAGGACAAGAGATTTTCCTCTTTCAAATCGAAGAAGCTGGGATTACCATCTGTCTTCCTTCTCTGCATCCTGTTCTTCGTAGCCGGCCTTTACGGATCCACCTTACTCACTCATCAG GATGCTCAAGCCACACAATCGGACGCTAGACCAGA tgaagaagaagaagaaaagctGCATACATCGATGAAATATCACAAGGACAAGAGATTTTCCTCTTTCAAATCGAAGAAGCTGGGATTACCATCTGTCTTCCTTCTCTGCATCCTGTTCTTCGTAGCCGGCCTTTACGGATCCACCTTACTCACTCATCAG GATGCTCAAGACACACAATCGGACGCTAGATTACTTGAATCGGTCGTGGAAGAAGAAATAGGTTATGAAAAAGACGATTCGTTGTTCTACGGGGTAACTGGAGAATCCAACGTTTCTTCCGTACGTTATCAG GTGCTAAGCTGGATACCTCGAGCATTTTATTTTCCTAAGTTTGCATCGCCAGAACAATGCCAAGCCATTATCGAAATGGCACGGCCAAAGCTTAAACAATCAACCCTCGCCCTCCGGAAAGGTGAAACCATTGAAAGCACGAAAGGTGAAAGAACAAG TACAGGCACATTTATGAGTGCATCAGAGGATGGAACTGGAATATTGGACTTGGTGGAGAGAAAGATTGAAAGGGTCACCATGATCCCCAGGAACCATGGAGAG GCATTCAATATTTTGCGTTATGAGATAGGGCAAAGATACGTTTCTCATTATGATGCATTCAACCCTGCTGAATATGGTCCACAGAAGAGCCAAAGG ACAGCCTCATTCTTGTTGTATTTATCTGATGTGGAAGAAGGTGGAGAGACCATGTTCCCTTTTGAG AATGGTTCGAACATGGATGGGATATACGATTATGAAAAATGCATCGGCTTGAAAGTGAAGCCAAGGGTAGGAGACGGGCTTTTGTTTTATTCATTAACACCGGATGGCAAAATTGACGAG AAATCTCTGCATGGAAGTTGCCCAGTTATTAAAGGAGAGAAATGGGTGGCAACTAAATGGATCAGAGATCAAGAACAAGCTGCTAATTAG
- the LOC124931788 gene encoding protein SYM1-like produces the protein MNSGILRNGRIISLSIHRTCLLLHQRHSITESIGASVVRNDKHYLRSYFRSSLLRKSRTKEVQLPVPAPAPANPISSSSNLGVVGWYLAMVKARPILTKSITSALVYTAADLSSQTISKPTSESYDLVRTSRMTAYAMVILGPSLHFWFTFISKTFPKRDLITTLKKMLLGQTIYGPTMTVIFFSSNAAIRGETIPEIVARLKRDLIPTMKSGIMYWPICDFVTFRFVPVHLQPLMSNSFSYLWTTYITYMASLDKASTH, from the exons ATGAATTCCGGCATCCTGAGAAATGGCCGGATAATCTCGCTTTCCATTCACAGAACCTGCCTCTTGCTGCACCAAAGGCATTCCATAACGGAATCAATCGGAGCTTCCGTCGTCCGAAATGATAAACACTACTTGAGATCTTATTTTCGTTCATCGCTTTTAAGAAAATCAAGGACCAAAGAGGTCCAATTGCCTGTTCCTGCTCCTGCTCCTGCcaatccaatttcttcatcttcgAATTTAGGAGTCGTCGGATGGTACTTGGCGATGGTCAAAGCTCGTCCAATTCTCACCAAAAGCATCACTTCTGCCCTAGTTTACACTGCTGCTGATTTATCTTCTCAG ACAATTTCTAAACCAACATCAGAGAGTTATGATTTGGTGAGGACATCACGCATGACAGCATATGCAATGGTGATTTTGGGACCATCACTCCATTTTTGGTTTACTTTCATTTCGAAAACCTTCCCAAAACGCGATCTTATAACCACACTGAAGAAAATGCTGCTAGGACAGACAATATATGGACCTACAATGACAGTTATCTTCTTCTCATCAAATGCAGCTATAAGAG GTGAAACTATACCTGAAATAGTAGCTAGATTGAAACGAGACTTGATCCCTACAATGAAGAGTGGTATTATGTACTGGCCTATATGCGATTTTGTGACATTCAGATTCGTCCCTGTTCATTTGCAA CCACTGATGAGCAACTCATTCTCGTATTTGTGGACTACATACATTACATACATGGCAAGCTTAGACAAGGCAAGTACCCATTAA
- the LOC124932492 gene encoding histone deacetylase 6 translates to MAKEEAGASFSSSAAAEGTTDDDDVEMLIHGSESGWVEARTSCDHLNSLSSDLTHIPIPNNNTPCTSCLNPTENWLCLCCKDVFCSRFVNKHMLHHFHTTTHGIALSFSDLSVWCFQCDSYLDAQLIPQLRPVYETAYILKFGVAPPFRNMPFLTSIQEEDNSP, encoded by the exons ATGGCAAAGGAAGAAGCTGGTGCTTCGTTTTCTTCATCTGCGGCGGCGGAAGGGACaacagatgatgatgatgttgagaTGTTGATTCATGGATCCGAATCTGGGTGGGTGGAAGCTCGAACCAGTTGCGATCATCTGAATTCCTTGTCTTCGGATCTAACTCACATCCCTATCCCCAATAACAATACACCCTGTACCAG CTGCTTAAATCCAACTGAGAACTGGCTATGCCTATGTTGCAAGGATGTCTTTTGTAGCCGTTTCGTCAATAAGCACATGCTTCATCATTTTCACACTACCACACACGGCATTGCACTAAGCTTCAG TGATCTCTCTGTTTGGTGCTTCCAATGCGACTCATATTTGGATGCTCAACTCATTCCTCAGCTACGCCCTGTTTATGAAACTgcatatattttgaaatttggtGTAGCTCCACCATTTCGAAATATGCCTTTCTTGACTTCTATTCAAGAAGAGGACAACTCACCATAG
- the LOC124931533 gene encoding BTB/POZ domain-containing protein NPY2-like, which yields MKFMKLGSKTDLFQTEGNNNVRYVATELGSDVVINVGDMKFYLHKFPLLSKSSRLQKLVSTANDVDIHDIPGGHTAFEICAKFCYGMIVTLNAHNVIAVRCAAEYLEMHEAVEKGNLVYKIDVFLGSSIFRTWKDSIIALQTTTSLLPWSDDLKLVDLCTDAIASKASVNLSKVDWSYTYNRKKLFDENNNNNGMRIRSVPNDWWAEDLCELNLDLFKQVIAKIQSKAIVSGETVGEALKAYCSRNFPGLSKGVIERDDVKKYRAALEILVELLPSEKGDIPCKFLLKLLKTSNAVDCGETIREELVKRIGRQLEEASVADLMIRSYPEGGVSKYDVSIVRKILGEFMMQDQENESGILSEASKLMVAKLIDGYLAEIAKDQNLTVSTFIELAEMVSGFSRPGHDGIYRAIDMYLKEHTGISKSDRKKICRLMDCKKLSVEACMHAVQNERLPMRVVVQVLFFEQVRAAATSGSSTPDLPKSIRDLNNSGTHGSARSVTTNADEDWDALATVEELKALKAEVAALRIGANIGRSEVLTKHGSVGKMKGVMLSKRMFSKIWSNKGGGGGGGGGDNNSGSDSSDGSGNADEAKCTPSRNWRHSVS from the exons GTATGTAGCAACCGAATTGGGGAGCGATGTTGTTATTAACGTAGGGGATATGAAGTTCTACCTTCACAAG TTTCCACTTCTATCGAAGAGTTCTCGTTTGCAGAAATTGGTTTCAACAGCAAATGATGTTGATATACACGACATTCCTGGAGGACACACGGCATTCGAAATCTGTGCCAAATTCTGCTACGGAATGATCGTCACTCTCAATGCTCACAACGTCATAGCTGTTCGTTGCGCGGCTGAATACTTGGAAATGCACGAAGCTGTCGAAAAGGGTAATCTGGTTTACAAAATCGATGTTTTCCTAGGCTCTAGTATCTTCCGAACCTGGAAGGATTCAATTATCGCTCTTCAAACGACTACGTCTCTGTTACCATGGTCCGATGATCTAAAGTTAGTCGACCTCTGTACCGACGCTATAGCCTCAAAGGCTTCGGTTAATCTTTCGAAAGTTGATTGGTCGTATACCTATAACCGGAAAAAGCTCTTCGacgaaaataataataataacggCATGAGAATCCGTTCGGTGCCCAACGATTGGTGGGCGGAGGACTTATGCGAGCTTAATCTCGATTTGTTCAAACAGGTTATCGCTAAAATTCAAAGCAAAGCGATTGTGTCGGGTGAAACCGTCGGCGAAGCCTTGAAGGCCTACTGTTCGAGGAACTTTCCCGGGCTAAGCAAGGGAGTGATCGAACGCGACGATGTTAAGAAATACCGAGCTGCTTTAGAAATCCTCGTGGAGCTCTTGCCCTCAGAGAAAGGAGACATTCCTTGTAAATTCCTGCTCAAACTTTTGAAGACGTCTAATGCAGTCGATTGTGGAGAAACAATAAGAGAAGAGCTGGTTAAAAGAATCGGCCGCCAATTGGAGGAAGCTTCCGTTGCTGATCTTATGATAAGATCATATCCCGAGGGGGGAGTCTCGAAATATGACGTTTCCATTGTTCGTAAAATCCTCGGGGAGTTTATGATGCAAGATCAGGAAAACGAGTCGGGAATTCTATCTGAAGCTTCAAAGCTAATGGTGGCAAAGCTAATCGACGGTTACTTAGCCGAAATAGCCAAGGATCAAAATTTAACCGTTTCGACTTTCATCGAGCTAGCAGAGATGGTCTCTGGTTTCTCGAGGCCAGGCCACGACGGAATCTATCGAGCAATCGACATGTACCTTAAGGAGCACACTGGTATTAGCAAGAGTGATAGGAAGAAAATATGCCGGCTTATGGATTGCAAGAAGCTCTCGGTTGAAGCTTGCATGCATGCAGTTCAAAACGAGAGGCTTCCGATGAGGGTAGTTGTGCAAGTCCTGTTTTTCGAGCAAGTTAGGGCAGCTGCCACATCGGGTAGTAGCACGCCCGATCTGCCCAAGAGTATACGCGATCTAAACAATAGCGGGACCCACGGGAGTGCGAGGTCGGTGACTACAAATGCCGACGAGGATTGGGATGCTTTGGCGACGGTTGAGGAGTTAAAGGCATTGAAGGCTGAGGTGGCGGCCCTAAGGATCGGTGCGAATATTGGGAGAAGTGAGGTTTTAACGAAGCACGGTTCGGTTGGGAAGATGAAAGGCGTGATGTTGTCGAAAAGGATGTTTTCGAAAATTTGGTCGAACAAgggaggaggtggtggtggtggtggaggggATAACAATAGCGGTTCGGACTCGTCGGATGGTTCTGGTAATGCGGACGAAGCTAAATGTACGCCTTCCAGGAACTGGAGGCATTCAGTGTCTTAA